A single window of Colletes latitarsis isolate SP2378_abdomen chromosome 11, iyColLati1, whole genome shotgun sequence DNA harbors:
- the LOC143348136 gene encoding uncharacterized protein LOC143348136, whose protein sequence is MFLSLSMYLNAIFSTKKIRKMLLFIKKDCIRYQNRPENVILQYYKVQGSKITFYYALYIYTTLVLYILIPTANLVINIVTPSNNSQHTVFLFELNYGVDTKEYFYYIIVHSYVGTTILGHLIVVCYTMYVLYTQHAYALFAIVSYQLKTMHILDTSNFINLKDDNWFRKYELIEFTPEEHKKVYEKLFLCIQEHQNALKYAKNLESLFMKSIFFQLFFNCLTLSATSVYTVKKLGNVAETIRYGSFTIAQITYIFSLCLPGQRLMNHSEDVYAATYETMWYKFSKKTVSLYKILLIRCLIPSKLTAFKLAPLTMETFLTVIRAVMSYFTVLLSANETIE, encoded by the exons ATGTTTCTTTCTTTGTCGATGTACTTAAACGCAATTTTTAGCACCAAGAAG ATAAGAAAAATGCTTCTGTTTATTAAGAAAGATTGTATCCGCTACCAGAATCGTCCCGAAAACGTGATTCTACAGTACTATAAAGTCCAAGGAagtaaaattacattttactATGCAT TATACATTTATACGACGCTGGTCCTCTACATACTAATACCAACGGCGAATCTCGTAATTAATATTGTTACGCCATCGAATAATTCCCAACATACAGTGTTTCTTTTTGAACTTAACTATGGCGTCGATACTAAAGAATACTTTTATTATATAATCGTACATTCGTATGTGGGAACTACTATATTGGGCCATTTGATTGTTGTATGTTATACCATGTACGTGTTGTATACTCAACACGCCTATGCTTTATTTGCTATTGTCAG TTACCAATTGAAGACTATGCATATTTTGGATACAAGCAATTTCATAAATTTGAAAGATGATAATTGGTTTAGAAAGTACGAATTAATAGAATTCACTCCAGAAGAACATAAAAAGGTATACGAGAAATTGTTTCTCTGTATTCAGGAACATCAAAACGCGCTGAA gtatgcgaaaaatctcgAATCGTTGTTCATGAAATCCATATTCTTTCAACTGTTCTTTAATTGTTTAACATTAAGTGCCACAAGCGTTTAT ACTGTGAAGAAGCTAGGTAACGTAGCCGAAACGATCAGGTACGGTTCGTTCACGATTGCACAAATAACTTACATATTCTCTCTTTGTCTTCCTGGACAAAGGCTAATGAATCATAGCGAAGACGTATACGCTGCCAC ATACGAGACTATGTGGTACAAATTTTCCAAAAAGACTGTAAGTTTATATAAAATACTGCTTATAAGATGTTTGATACCTAGTAAGCTAACAGCGTTCAAACTGGCACCATTGACGATGGAAACATTTCTCACG GTAATTCGAGCAGTGATGAGTTACTTTACTGTACTATTGTCGGCAAATGAAACTATCGAATGA